The region ACATGTGCAAAGAATGGAATCCAccctttttctgtgtgttttcccttGGTTCTATCTCTcaatccttttatttttttacattttataactaatgaaaacatgtCGCTATAAGAGGTATGACTGCTATTAAGtcagaggttgcgggtttgaatcccaggtgaaAGGGGTGCGGCAGTGTGGTGGCGACGTTCGCTAGGCTGCTGGGACTTTGCGCAGGGGTTTGCGGTGTGCTCATgggtaaaaaaacagaatccTCGTCCACATGCTcttgaggaggggggaggaggggggggggggctggtgtggACAGAGTCCAGTTCAGTCCAGTGAGCCAGCAGAGGGTGACATCATCCTGCAGGAACAGGTCCTGACATGCCCTCAGCTTATTTATATCTAGCGACACATATAATGCAATTTTACTTTTCCTCCCTTTGGAGTACcagtttcctttttcttttctgttttcttttcatttaccaAAAATGCGTTTCATGAAAATTGCACATAAAACGAACATAAACATTTGTCTGTTCATAACTCACACCttgcataaatattttgtgaattcATTTTGAGGAGGCTTTTATAATATAGTATAATATGATATAAAGCCCAAGTAagaatttttgtgttttaagttATTATTGATGGAAATTATCAACAGTCacagagtgacatcacaatagttTCTCACTGATGTCATCAGAGTATCTGTGGTGTTCCTATGGTAACTCCTAAGTTAACACAGAATTTCTCTCAACAACAGCATTCCATCCCATGGAAAAGTCTGTGTCACTCAGTGACAAActatataataaaaaagatttgttgGATCtatgcatttctctctctgcacatcAGCACACTCCCAGATTAATCTGTGAACGCAGGCTAGGTAATCTGACATGGTTTGCACCCACATTCAAAGCCTCAACAACTCATTAACAGGTCGggaataataatcattttttttaaaagcgagACAATCTATCATTGGACAAATAATTCCACTAAAACTAATAGCAACACTTGTGTGACGCACCCTGTAATTCCTCTGTATCTAAAGCAGTGCTCCTGAGCCTCTTCGGCCTGCgggccacacacacaattcaacAGGAGAGCATCCATGTGACGGCCTGGCTTGGTCCAGGAAACGCCTGCCGCACGGCATTCTGGGACTGCGTCTCCGGCCATTGGCCTCACTCTGAGGAGCTGGAGCGTGACTGCACGTGACTTCTCCTCCTTACCTACCGCCCTCCTCTCCTGTAGACAAACGCCCCCCCGGACTGCTCCACCCACAGAGCCCCCCTGGCGTTACCATGCCAACAGGGGCCGTCACCTTTAGAGTGTTCAGCAGGAGTGGAGCATCTTTCTTCCATTGAGGGTCTTGGCTGATGCTCACAGCACCCCCTAGTGGCAGAGTACAGCAGTGGAAGCAGGAGTTCCCATCTCCACCCCTGCCGGTGtaattacaaacacaaacctgcatcAGTCTGTTCAGGGGTTCAGGTGACATTTCCGCGACATTTCCCTGAACTGAACCGAATTTAACGTGGCTTTATCATATGGCAAGCttgcagctagctagctgctaacTTTCGAGATGATAAAGCCAGCTACAGAGCCTTGTTAGCTACCTTCATTGCTAAGAAAGCTACGTACAAGGCTACTAAGATAACTAACCTACCAGTAACTTGTATGTACACATGCGCAAAACAATGTGCTGAAGTACACAATCATGTGATGGCCTTGTATCCAATAAGGGGTCGATTTGCCCATATGACACCTGAACCGGAAACAGATTGATGCAGGTTTTCCAGGTCCACCATTTTTGCAATTACACCAGCTCTCTTGCGCACAGCATCCTGTCATCCTTGGTAGGACCATTGTCACAGATGCGGAAGACTGCCAGTGAGGCAGGAGGTGGAGCATAGATACACGGACACTGTGTCTTTAAAAAGGGGAGTGGCcggggagaggaggcggggccaagAAGTTTCCATCTCAGTTATGATCCTGCATGaggccctccccttccccatcACTCATTCTAACCATGCTGACTTTgcgacaaaataaaatatgaaaggaaaaaaaaaaaaagttttggcaACCGCTCAGCACTGCCAAAAGCTGAACCCCGCGTTTGCCTGTTCACCGACTGGCCGGGTCTTTCTTAAAGGGACATGCGCGCAGTTTACTCGCTGAGAAGGGAGGCGCCGGCAAGAGACTGGAGATTCTGAGAGCCCCTTTGTTTGCTCTGCGGAAACACAGGAAGTTCACTGGGTGGGCACCTTTCACCCTGTTATTACAGGTACATCTTTAACACGGGTTTTTAAAGGGATTGGGATGCCCATGACCCATCTGGGCATAGAGCCTGCAAACTCCCGGAGACAAAGCGCAGACTGGACATCCTGCCAGTGGACTGCCAGCCTGAGGTTATGACCCCGTAATGGGGTGGGCACAGTGCTGCTTCTGTCCCGGATgctgctgtcctgactgtgtgtgctgtccaaGCCTGCAGCCGTCCTCCTGTACTTCCtgttaaacaggaagtggagtggGCTGGCCAGAGAGGAGGGCGTGGCAGCCATGTTCCTCACTCCTTCCGTCCTTCCTCTCTCCAGTCCCACTCATTCCAATCTCCCGTTCCGGATCGTTCTACCGCAGGCCCGAGCCTCCTCTccccttctgtttctcttcttCCCCTTCACCACAGGGACAACAGGAAGCCATTTTAGGCCAGGTTATTTGACCCAAGAgtcctgtgcttttttttttctatttttgaaaaatactctttcttttttctcccctcagATTTGAGGTgcaaatttataatttttttcattaatttttcataaaatatgtagGTGCAGGTGCAGAAGAACACTATAAGCGTGTTGGAAAGACATGCGAGCAGTAGGTTATATACGAGGCGGGAGGGCAGGAGGTGCATTGCTgtcctccgctcctctcctctctctctttttatcctCTCTGTAATGGCGGCTGTCttagcctccccccccctcatgcGCGAGACTCCTTCTTTGAGTGAGGCTTGTTTCCCAGGAGAGAGTCTATTTCATTTACCAACTGAGGACTCATCTGGGACAGGACctgagtgtgagacagacagacagacagacagagaagagggagcaaggagagaaagagacagacagagacaatgcagagacaggagagagagagagagagagagagagagaacacattaTTGCCCCAATGTTGCACATTAAAGGAGAAAAGAGCTTTTTTCTCTGTGCACAGGAAACCTGAATCACCCACTAAAAGGTGCTGAAGCAGAACCTGACTCTGCAGGGAGAAAGTAGTGTCAGAACCCGTGTCTGGcagtaaacataaaatatatatgtatatatatatatatatatcaggcAGTATAGCACGTGTGGGGTGTGCAGTATCATACCCTCAGGGCTCCCAAATTCTCCACCAGCTGATCAGTGTTGGAAACACCCAGAAGAACAGAGCTCACGCCCTCACTGCGTAAACACCAGGCTGTGtggagcgagagggggagagggggagggagagagagagggggagagagggggagaaagagagaggatgagaagAGAGGAATATAGatttaaaaagggaaagagTATCAGAGAGatgagaaagagacaaagaaagagattAGAGAAGCCAGTAAATGTGCAGAGCAATGCAGCAGTTTGTATCTAGTAACCAGAAATCtgggaactgggcctgtaacGTGGTGGCTTGAATCGGCAATTAGATGGTCTGTGTTGTGCCACTGATCCTGAATGGTGCCTGTAAATAGCCAACCGTATAAGTGGCTAATAAGTAAGCTTGGAGGAACGTGATGTATACTTTTGAGACCCACCTTACCGTAATtatgcaaacagacacacagtaaaTGAATTGGTCTGATTGATTAGAAGAACCTGGTGAGATGGCGTACTCATTAATCtgtttgtgttaaaatgtgaatgGAGGTTCACTGCCTTCAAAGTGTGTCCTCTCAAAGGATATAAATCTGCAATTTGTGTGACTTGCTCTGCAAAAATGCCTGATTCATCATCAACACAAAGACAAATACCCAAGTGTGCGTGCAAAAAAATTCACACGCAATCTTGCACACATACATAGTTATGCACATctactcctgcacacacacacacaccatacacacacacaccatacacacatgcatgcacacacacgcacacacacagtaccgaTGGCcagctgtgcagcagtgcaCCCCATCCGGTCGGCCAGCAGGTGGAGCTCTTTGATTTTGGCCAGCTGTCTCCGCCCCTCCTCGCTGCTGACGCgctccttcagccaatggtagCCCTGGGAAGGAAATGATGGACAGACCGTTAGTGCTGCTGAAGGCCTAGCAGATGAcaggctgtgattggtcagtgtaATTACTGGTTAATTAatgcctggggaggggggtgtttccAGCGGGCTGTTGCTAGGATGCTGACCTTCATGGTGGCCCGGGAACATTCAGGAATGCCCTCGTTGTACTTCCCTGTGATCAGCCCACAGGCCAGCGGGGACCAGGTCATCGCCCCAACACCTGACACgatcacacacagggagaggcagacagtcagacagacagacaggcagacagacagacacacacagtcagacacacagacatacagacagacacacagacacacagacagggagaggcagacagtcagacagacagacaggcagacagacagacacacacagtcagacacacagacatacagacagacagacagacacacacacacacacacacacagggagaggcagacagtcagacaggcagacagacagacacacagacacacagacagacagacacagtcagacagacagacagacagacagactggtgTCCATATGCTTAAACATTACATCTGTATTTGGACTCCTTTTGTCTTACCTCATTATTTACcttcttaattttaaaaaatccaccaGACATACTCTACTGGGCTTGTTTGTACGAAGTGTAGTGGGTGTAGTTCTGtgaaatgtgtgagtgtgtgtgtttacgtgtgtgtgtgtgtgtgtaactgagcatgtgtgtgttggggcttGAATGGAGTATGGGGTGGGAAGGATGGTGTTATTCCAGCTCCATGCCAAAGGCCTGTTGCGGGAGCGCTGTGAGGACGTCACACTGACCGATCTTGTGGTAGAGCTCGGGCAGCTGCACCTCCACCTTGTCCCTCTGGAAGTAGTGGTACTCAGCCTGCTCGCACACCGGTGGGATCAGGTTGAACTGACGCGCCACCGAATACGCCTCCTAGTGGCCGAAGGTCAGAACAACAGCATTAGCTGAAAGCCCgctttttaatgtgaaatttctCCGTTTGATTATCAATGCATCttgagtttttaaatattatttgtgatgtttttttgtgtgtgacagaacaTCCTGAAACCTGTTTGGTCCGTAGAAAAGACAGAAGAGGTCTTAGTTCCCCTTGCAAGCCATTCTACAATGAAGGGTTCTGCAGAAATTTGTGCTGCAGTTTCACCATCTGAACTTTCTCTTAGACAAAAGAATATCAATATTAAATGACAAGAGTTTATATCAATTGTCTCTGCACTCTGCAAGTTTTTATGAGGGTTTTTTAATGATCTGGAATTTTAGTGGATTGTCATGTGGTGAAAAGTACATGATGCTATCAAGGAAATGGTCTCCAAGGGTGAAAATATGAGGCGAGATATCCATAAAAACCATTCGCTGTGTGAACATGGCTTTTATTGTTCttgtaaaatgagagaaaattaaTTGCGATGTTCTTGCATACAATCTGCAATACCGAGTTCCAATCCATTTAAAAGTGTCTGCTGCTATCTATTCACACAAcatcacattcatttcagtggatatatttcaaaaattctGATGGAATTCTTTTTCAAAGCACGTTTTTtgagaacagagaacagaggtGACTGTGACATTGATGTCTTCCATTTGAATTTTGACTGATGAAGGCCAGACGTAATTAGTTGCTAGTGGaaagaagtgcattttttaaGTCCAGAATTGATGAGATCAGAATTCCTTGACATTTTCTTGGCCttgtgtcacatgacacatgCTGATCTCTGAATGTATGCAGTCAGCACTGTTTCACTTCCTGCTTATGGAGGAGCGGAGTAACAGGAAGGGGAAGTGATGTAATAGAAGGGCGGGGCTCACCATGATCTCCATGGCACTCCAGCGGGAGGTTCCCCAGTACATGGCAAGGCCCTGGTTAATCACGAAGGTCATGGCACGCACCActtctgcaacacacacacatacacacacacacaggcacacacacacatacacacagacacacacacaggtacagcatactttttatattttactgaatatacattatattcagtaaatataaatcttgtgcagtactgacagactgaaatactgactgactgaaatactgacagactgcagtactgactgactgaaatactgacagactgaaattctgacagactgcagtactgacagacTGAAATACTGACtgactgcagtactgacagacTGAAATATTGAAAGGCTGAAATATTGATGGACTGAAATACTGACAGACTGcagtactgactgactgaaataGTAATAGACTGACGCGCAGACTAAGACACAGGAGTGTCCTGACCTTCCATGGGGCTGTTGACGTCGGTGCGATTGGCAAAGACAATGTCCACGTAATCCAGCTGCAGCCTGGACAGAGACCCCCGCAGACCTGTGCAggcgatgacatcatcagtgacatcatcatcttTCACATAAATCCCCCCATCTATATCCAGCACGAACAACAGCATCATCAGTGATGTCATCCTCATTATCATATACCCCTCCCCAAAGACCTTCTGCTACAGCAGCATCGTCATTAACATAACCTTTATGATCCAAGTTCATCACCTCCCCGCACAACACATGATCCATTTATACATGGATATATGAATGCAGTTAATATCCCAGTTCAGGGaaccaatttacattttattacaccccccccccccaaagaaactGTGCCCTGAGATCTATTCTTCTCTGTCTCCAGCAcctcattttcccagaatgcaatatCTGCTTTCCACATTTGAGGGGTaagagagaaatgaagagaTTATACTTTCAATAAGCTGAGCGGGACGTCGCTGAGGAAAATGTCTTATCATGTCATTTTTGGCTTGAATAACTCTTATATCTGCACCTAAGAAAGCCATAATACTGCGTTCATGCTGCAGTgaggacggggcggggcggggttaGCGTATGAAATCTGAATTTGGGTCAAATTCTCCAGCTCGGTATTTTTACTGGGTGGGGTCTATATGACCAGTTTCTGATGAAGGtgtggtgaggaagaggaggtgacAGTGCAGAAGAGTGAAGCCTGGATAAGATGGGGCAGTACCTTCAATAATGTGCTTCCTGGACAggcccctctctgtctccgccCTGTAGGAGGACAAAGGCATTGCATGGAAGGTCCTATGAATACACGCTTACTTCACATTTCAGCTACAGACGCAAACATCGCTCAGGACCTCCACGCCTCCTGCACCTGCGAGGCCAGTCAGCGCTCGGCCGGCGAGCCGCAGGGCGGGCTTTCTGAAACGTCTGATCTGGCCAATCACAGTTCCCGCTTACGCACCGCCCGCGCCCGCTGTACTCCGGGGCTAATTTTGGGGACTGTGGCAGCGTGCGGGACGGCGCCGGTGAGGGATGTTTGCTGTGATTGATATTACCGTCCGGTCAGAGAATGGTGGGACGGGGAGCAGGGCACAGATGGTCTTAAACAGTCCAATAATGTTTCCTAATCACGGTCATCCGTCAGGCAGGTGAAACTATATAAAACAGACTCATTCTGTGAAACCtcaccatcccatcctcctggaTTCCTGAGAGGGTGCTGCCCAGTTATACTGCTGCCCTAATCTACTCACAGTTTTGACTGCAACGTGACACCAGTGTTGGCTGTGACCTTGTGAATATGTTGTACATAGGTTGGGGCATttggggggggcacgggggcaGTTTGTATTTTGCGGAGGAACACTCACTGTCCTCCCCAGTAGATCTTGGTGGTCACCACGAAACTGGAACGCCTGAAAGGGGAACATGGAATGAAGGGGGcagggtcaaaaaaaaaacaagccaatcaAATCGAAGTTGTACAGTCTGTTCATGTGTTACCGTGGCAACAGTGCACACGCTCATTTCAGGCATCAGGAGCACACTACCTCCATCctttctttctgaaaatgttgCCCAGAGTGATTTCAGCCCTGAGGCAAGAataaaacagagggagagggagagggagagagagggagggggagagagagggagggggagagagagagggaggaaaatttgttttgttgcatttcaattgattttgattacattttataatcatTTAACCTTTTAATTTAtgatatatttatgtattcatattgGTTTATTCTGTCAGCAACATTGATTGATACCTTCTTGCCAAGTCCTGCCAGTAAAGCATGTAGTTTGAGAGGAAAATAGAGAGACAGTGGGAACGTGccactgcagagagacaggaagggtccagcggtgtgtgtgtgtgtgattgtgtgagagtgtgtgagtgtgtgtgtgtgagagagagctttgtgtgtgtgtgtgagtgtgtgagctcaCCTGCCAGACGCGTACACCTCAGCCGTATCAAAGAGGTTAATGCCATTCTCATACGCAACGGTCATCAGGCTCTCCGCCATCTAGGGAAGGAGAGACAGGCtcagaaacagacaggcagacagacagacaaaaagacaggcagacagacagacaaaaagacagacaggcagacagacagacagagagggagacagacaggcaggcagacagggatACAGGCAGATatacagacagggagacagacacTGCAGTGACAGGCCCTGTATCTAAGGCACAGGTAGGACACAGTAAAGGGGGACAGGATGTGCTCACCTCATCTGAGATCTGAGAACCAAATGTCACCCatgtacctgagagagagagagagagagagagagagggagagaaaagattGCTATGGGATTAACATGCTGTggcaatatatttataaaatatgctgcgttaaaaaagaatgaaatatgtaaattagAAAACTGAGtgaaacagagaaagacagagagggggaggggcaggttagagagcaagagaggaggatagacaaaaaagagaaagaaaaaagaaatcaagagagagatagggtggaaacagaaagaggaaaagataaTGAAATATGGATGAAATGAGAGGCAGATTAGAGGATGGGTGCATTAGAAGAAGGACAGATAAAAGTCACACTGTTTCTGCGTGCCTGGTTTAATTCCTCTCAGTCCGCTTCGGTGCGGAAAGCCGCGTTTTAGCGCTAATCTAAATGCTAAAACATACCGCGCGCCGCGAGGTGCTTACAGCACAGCCGCGTGCCCCGCGCCGCGGCAACagcatcacaaaaacaaacaggacgTCCTGCACGTCCGCCGGCCCTGCTGTAATCGGCCCTAAGCCGCTCGACGAGCCGGTAATCTCAGATTCTACACCCAGATCCGCCAGATCCGCGCGGCTCACAGAGATAAGCTCAAACGCCACAGGACGGCACGGCGTGaaaggggtggaggtggggcactgtgtgtgcgtgtgtgtgtgtgtgtgtgtgtgtgtgtgaatgcgtgtgtgtgtgtgtgtgtgtgtgtgtgtgtgagagagtgtgtgagtgaatgcgtgtgtgtgtgtgtggagtgaatgcgtgtgtgtgtgtgtgtgtgtgagtgtgtgtgtgtgtgtgtctgtgtgagtgtgtgtgtgtgtgtgtgtgtgtgtgtgtgtgtgtgcgtgtgtgtgagtgtgtgtgagtgtgtgtgtctgtgtgagtgtgtgtgtctgtgtgtgtgtgtgtgtgtgtgtgtgtgtgtgtgtgtgtgtgtgtgtgtgtctgtgtgagtgtgtgtgtgtgtgtgtgtgtgtgtgtgtgtgtgtgtgtgtgtgtgtgtgtggtgtgtgtgtgtgagtgtgtgtggtgtgtgtgtgtgtgtgtgtgtgtgtgtgtgtgtgtgtgtgtgtgcgtgtgtgtgtgagtgtgtgtggtgtgtgtgtgtgtgtggtgtgtgtgtgtgtgtgtgtgtggtgtgtgtgtgtgtgtgtgtgttgtgtggtgtgtgtgtgtgtgtgtgtgtgtgtgtgtgtgtgtgtgtgtgtgtgtgtgtgtgtgtgtgtgtgtgtgtgtgtgagtgtgtgtgtgtgcgtgtgtgtgtgtgagtgtgtgtgagtgtgtgagtgtgcagaaGCCTGTTTCTCTATAAGCACTTAACGTCTAGAGAAGCAGGCTTGTGCATATATATGCTGCATACCGTGGTATGCAAAAGCCTGGGCACTCCTGGTCAACTGTAAAGCATGGGGGTGGATTTATTATGCTTCAGGGTTGTGTGGCAGCCAGTGGCACAGAAAATATTATGCTGATGGAAGGAAGAATGGATTCaaataaatccaaataaaaaaataaaaaatatccaaGAAGCTAATGTCCCAGAGTCAGAGAAGAAATTGAATCTGAAAAGAGTTTGGATATTTCATCAAGTCAATGATCTGAAACGTACCTCAAAATCAACCGTGAACTACTTAGAGGAAGGAAAGATTCAGGTTTCAGAATGGCCTTCACAGTGCCGGACTTTTATTATTACTGAAAATCAGCGGGGGAGATCTGAAACATGTGCTGCATGCAGGAAGACCTCAGGGTGTCTGAACTAAAACAGCTCTGCAGCAACAGAAACACTGTTAGCTGATTAAAGCAAACGTTTCCAAACTGTGATTTCTGCCAAAGAGGTGTTACTAAGCA is a window of Anguilla rostrata isolate EN2019 chromosome 9, ASM1855537v3, whole genome shotgun sequence DNA encoding:
- the LOC135264193 gene encoding voltage-gated potassium channel subunit beta-2-like isoform X2 translates to MFGGRGGKGGKFSVEDLYGISKKPKASSSSGGAVARGGARGQRGPGPRDESEVLASRILEAARQLMERRRLERYLQECGHSLSDCTAQRTAMLYRNLGKSGLRVSCLGLGTWVTFGSQISDEMAESLMTVAYENGINLFDTAEVYASGRAEITLGNIFRKKGWRRSSFVVTTKIYWGGQAETERGLSRKHIIEGLRGSLSRLQLDYVDIVFANRTDVNSPMEEVVRAMTFVINQGLAMYWGTSRWSAMEIMEAYSVARQFNLIPPVCEQAEYHYFQRDKVEVQLPELYHKIGVGAMTWSPLACGLITGKYNEGIPECSRATMKGYHWLKERVSSEEGRRQLAKIKELHLLADRMGCTAAQLAIAWCLRSEGVSSVLLGVSNTDQLVENLGALRVLSQMSPQLVNEIDSLLGNKPHSKKESRA
- the LOC135264193 gene encoding voltage-gated potassium channel subunit beta-2-like isoform X1, with the protein product MQVSFACTEHNLKSRSEDRLCGLRTAPPPGGGSGCGPGGAGGGGGGGQGGNGPLVLAKAREAAAAAARPPTQGHAHMKEAIGRHSSMKYRNLGKSGLRVSCLGLGTWVTFGSQISDEMAESLMTVAYENGINLFDTAEVYASGRAEITLGNIFRKKGWRRSSFVVTTKIYWGGQAETERGLSRKHIIEGLRGSLSRLQLDYVDIVFANRTDVNSPMEEVVRAMTFVINQGLAMYWGTSRWSAMEIMEAYSVARQFNLIPPVCEQAEYHYFQRDKVEVQLPELYHKIGVGAMTWSPLACGLITGKYNEGIPECSRATMKGYHWLKERVSSEEGRRQLAKIKELHLLADRMGCTAAQLAIAWCLRSEGVSSVLLGVSNTDQLVENLGALRVLSQMSPQLVNEIDSLLGNKPHSKKESRA